Proteins from one Chroococcidiopsis sp. CCMEE 29 genomic window:
- a CDS encoding IS1 family transposase — translation MDRQTGQVLAYTFGQRKDEVFLKLKQLLEPFGIKKCCTDGWGAYSRHLPTNKHGMGKRKTQKIEHKHLNLRTRIKRLARKTICFSKSEEMHDLVIGLFINHYEFGLNV, via the coding sequence ATCGACCGCCAGACAGGCCAAGTCCTTGCTTATACTTTTGGACAACGAAAAGACGAAGTCTTTCTCAAGCTCAAACAGTTGTTAGAGCCGTTTGGTATTAAGAAATGTTGTACGGATGGATGGGGAGCGTACTCGCGCCATTTACCCACAAATAAACATGGAATGGGTAAGAGGAAAACTCAGAAAATTGAACATAAACATCTAAATTTAAGAACTCGAATTAAGCGACTAGCTAGAAAGACAATTTGCTTTTCCAAATCTGAGGAGATGCACGACTTAGTAATTGGATTATTTATTAACCACTACGAGTTTGGTTTAAACGTCTAA